A window of Cynocephalus volans isolate mCynVol1 chromosome 3, mCynVol1.pri, whole genome shotgun sequence genomic DNA:
aattacctctcttttttcccctccctgatattagtcagttttctgttacatattacctgaaactggataatttataagaaaataaaatctatttcttacaattctggaggctgggaagtccaaggtcaggggggcacatctggtgaaggccttttccTTGGTGGGGACTTTCTGAAGACTCCTGAGTTGGTACATGGCATCACATGGTGAAAAGGCAAGAGCATGTGTTAAAGTCCTCACTTGTTCTGCTTATGAAGCTGCTaatgccactcccatgataacccattcatccattaacccattaatccatggaTGTGTTAATTCATTAATGAgagcatagccctcatgatccaatcatctaCCAAGGGTTcgacttttcaaataccatactcagatttctcactctcttaacactggGGATCAAGCTCAAACATGAacttgaggggacattcaaataATATCTTATAGGCAGAATAATAGTTCCCTGAAGATGTTCACATTCtagtccccagaacctgtgaatacatTAGATTCCCTGACAAGGGGGAATTAAGTTTACAGATGAGATTAAGTTATCATTCACAAGGGCAGTCTGTGGATTATACATGCAAAATTGGTGATACATACAATCTCCTAAAACAAGAACACAAATCCACTAGCTTTAGAGTTTCAAGGCAAAGGGTTACATAATCATAAGTCATTACAGTGCATAAAGCTTCTTGCAAACAACCTTCTGAATTTCAGCTTGACCAGATGCAGAATGAAAGTATTTaagaatatttcatttaaaattatacatttaactCCACGTGGGAAATccatctttttttactttttttttttttatgacaacAAAGGAGAAAGTTGGGGATGCAGGGCCTGGTGGGAAATTCTCTCTGCAGCCAGAGGGATTCTAGGGAGttattctctctttctaaaaCCTCCTGGCTGTATGCTTGGGGACGTGGcttgagtgagtgtgtgtgttttgtgtgtgtgtgtgcctgtgcacaACATCCATTATTCCTTTTCCTGCTTTACTCTTATTCAGAACACTTACCATCATTTGTTCCCTGTCTGTTTCTCTTCCCAGTAGAATGTAAACCACATAAGGGCAGGGATCTCCAATTTGAAAACTTCTGTATTTCTGGCGCTTATcatagtgcctggcacccagCTGGCACTCTGCAAGTTTTCATTGAATGACCCAATGTCTGTCAGTCCTCAGGTTCTGAATCTTGTGCCTGGGCAACCAGAGAAGACCCTGGAACAGGAGGAGAAGAAGCCTGTCTTAGAAGCTCCACCTCCTCCTAGGGAGATGCAGGGTGAGAAGCCTGAGCAGACACGGGGGCTGTTGGAGCTGGAGAGGACCAAGACACTGCTGCCTCGGGAGAATAGGGCCTGGGAGAAGCCATCCCATCCCACCTTCACCAAGGACTGGGAGGCTGTGGAGGTTGGGGCCTCAAGCTGGGACAGTGATGAGAAAGGTGAGGGGGCAGGGGTCCCGTGGGAGGTATGTGGATCTGGGGGAAAGGTCTTGGCAGAGCTCCGGGAAAAACTAAACATTCGTtccttcactcattcactcagcaGGTATTTATGGAGCATGGTGTCAGTCAGCTTTTGCTGAGTAACAATTCATcacaaaacttagtggcttaaggcAATAATAATTTATGGGATTACGATTCTGTGGGTCAGCAATTTTACCTGGTCTTGGAAGACTCTTCTCCTCTTTGCCTGCACTTGTTCATGCAGCTGGAGAGTTGGCGGGGTGGTCGGTTGATCTCAGATGGTCTAGCTCACACGTCTTGCTGGTGCTGACTGTTGGCTGCTTCAGAGTGCTGACGAGAGGCCATGTGCCTCCTGCAGGCCAGTCCAGGCTTCTTGGGGTGTGTGTGACTGCAGGGTTCTCAGGAAGAGCAAAAGAGGGAAGACCCCAATTCTCAAGCACTTTCAAAGCCTCTCATATAACCCAGTTGCTCATCTGCCATTGGTCAAAATAAACCTCATTTTCAAACCCAGAATCAGCGAGAAAGGGGGCAGCCCAATGGTGTGGACGTAGGGGGAAATGAACAAATTGGGGGCCATAAACACCTGCTATTGCCAGACACTGCACTAGGGGCTAAGGACATAGCAGTGAAACGATGGCCCTAGTAGAGCTCTCTCTTTACTGGATAAAGCAGCCAAAAAGcaagttaagaaacaaaaagaaaggcaATGTTTGATAGTGATTATCTTGATAACCCtctatcaagaaaataaaagagggttATTGATGAATAGTGGCTTATAGGTGGTCAGAGAAGGTGAGAGAAGCATGAGAAGTCAGTTGTTTTGAGGGTTAGGGGAATAGCATGGTGGGCAACTCTGTGGGCAGAGCCACACATATAATGACCGTATGGTGGCAAGAAGGGGACCAAGACgaatgaagcagagagagaagagggagagaaaaaaagatggagaCCAGCCGGCGCCAGTGACAGGCTGTCTGGCAGACCATGGCAAAGAGTTTTTACGAGTATATTGTTTGAGTTTTGGAAACCACTGAGAGGTTTGTAAAAGAGAAAGAcatgatttcatttgtatttaaCAACGATTGCTCTAagtcagtggttttcaactggggGCAATTTTCTACTTCACCTGTCCTCCCCAAGGGACTTTtaacaatgtctggagacactttgGATTATCCTAGAGGGGAGATTCTGCTGTCGTCTAGTGGTACCAGGTCAACCATGCTGCTGCTAAATATACTGCGATGCACAGGACAGACCCCTACCACAAAGAATGATGAAGCCAAAATGTGCATAGTGCCGCGGCTGAGAAACCCTGCACCTAATAACATGTGACAATGAGCTGTGGGGTTAAGAGTGGAAGGTGGGAGGCCAATTAGGAAACGCCTGTAACTGTTGAAGAGAATGATGGGATAAGCGGAGAGATTTGGGAGCAGGAATCAGTTCTTACTGATAAatgtggggaaggagaggaaaacagaaatatcAAGGGTGACTCCTGGGATTTCGGCCCAAACACCTGGAAAAAGGGTAGTGCCATTTCCTGAGGTGGAGGCACTTGAAAGACACTTCACAGCAGAAGGGGGTTGACTTATCTACAAGGGACTGTCTTCTCCCTCAGGAGATAAGCAGTCCTGGGAGAGAAGGCATGGAGAACAGGGGTCAGCTCTGGTATAGAGGAGGAGGTTTGGAGCTCCTGAGAGTGGTCAGGGTGCAGGAAGAGTGGAAAATGCCAATCTTTCCCCAGTTCTATCCAGCTTAGGGTTGAGAAGGATGTTGAGGTTTGGACTGTGGGAAACTCTCCACTGGCAGCTGGTCTTATGGAAGCTGGGGAAGCCCTTATCACCCTGATTTAATTCTGTGGCCTTTTCTTCTACACCCTCACTCAGCTTTTGCTGGGGGCCTATAGAGAAGACAGGTGAAAGAATGGAGGCTCAGGTGGCAAATTAAATAAGGCAACCCAGTGTAAGTATTCAGGTAGCTATAGGATCAGAATTCTCAGGTGTCTCATTCTCTCCGCCCCACAAGAAGCACATGGgctagaatgtgtgtgtgtgtgcatacgtgtgtgtgtgtgtgtgtgtgtgtgtaataagtTATTAGTGGAAAAGGGATTGGATGCCAGTGGGAAGAGCAAGAAGAGCCCACCCCAGCTGGCCTGGTCACTCTCTCATAGCTCCTTCCTTCTTTACTCCCATTCTCACCCAGACGTGTCTTCTCAAGAGACTGGGCTTTCCCAGGAGTGGAGTGCGGTGGAAGAAGATGATGAGTCAGAGGACTCCCAGGTACGTTGGGGAGTCCTCTCCTGGCAGTTTTCAGTAGGTTGTCACATTTTTTCTCGGCTTAAATTTCCCTGCCCCACAAAAGTTTAAGACATCTCCTGTGGGAAACAGGATATATTACTATGGTGGtctgctggagaccagctccgcagggttcgttggacctgaataggtggtgtggcatcagagaggaaagaaagagatggaccacagatgtctagtccaagtgtggacaacaaccagaagaatcttgctttatttatattttttacttaaccttttacataatgatttatcttttaatcaaaacctTTTCATATCAtccctatagaaaaagaaaatcagaatgttccaaagcactcacgCTGTAATAAAAGCACCCACTCAtacatcaatagttcaccccaaagcctgtggcttgtggccaggaaattacacaatagcagcatgcttggctttaaagagcgtcagacttttagtttaaactataattcttcaCCTTTTTAACTTACAATCtaatccttttaaaatcttacttatacttactatacctgattttaataacattgattaattatggttaacaatttaatattgcttatactctacaTTGATCAtgttaatttataatcaaaatcacaatgtttataccttttatttccttgccaatagactccaggaacagcacaggggacaaagtgaaaagttaaatgatcctactctaACTagcaaaaacacactatatcattcttattatttctagggaaacaacatgttcttggtaagtcaagtgaaactgtgggagtggggagaaacaaagaaatctgtaactgcttaatgatcaaataattgtaaacaccactgcactcagacccgccacctccctgggggatgtggatagaaatccaacataataacttcattccacacgtacaagagcatgaccacagccacaatgggtccatgcacacatcactaacaagaaaCATTAATAGCAAATTAAATAGAGCCGACCCACAccaggaacatgcatcaaaaacacctttagtattGACaatgttaattttgatgtattttaacatgtcctttgagaaactccagggaatttcccaaagccatactaagccaaaaggttaggctgtttaattctgggaagccttgtcaagcaccCAAAGGTGAACGAACAAGAAATTCCatggagccgtgccacacacacgggaaccccttgtagcctgcagaacaggGGGTgtcactcaggctcccatgctgTTCCCaatagcaggatggctcacggcAGTGGTCAGACATAGAGTGGGAGGGTCTTCAGGTAGTGtgtaactccacccacacataccCTCCAACCCTTCACTCATAAAGTCATACATCCATTCTTGTCTTCCTCAAACATCCACCCAACATTTCCTTTACCTCTTCATCCATAtacttattcactcattcattatcCATTTATTAATCCATCCTGCACTGCCTTAGACATTGAccattcattcacccactcaATATTTAATTTGCCCACTCATCTATATACCcactccatccatccatccatccacccatccattcattcatacatCCATTTATCCACTCCTCAAACATTCACCAACCATTCAGTCCTCTGCCCACTCATTTATCCACCTAAACTTTTATTTACCTACTTATCCATAGACACATTCGTCCCTCCCAGAAAAGGGACTTATTGACTCACAGTGGGTTGTGGGAGGAAGGCAAAATTGGACAACAAACCATGATAGTGTAGAAATATGCTGGCTGTGGTAGGATGGACCAAAGGAAGAAGTTAACTCTGCACACCagaatgtttattcttttttctttttcttttttactggaacataattgattgtatatacctgtggggtacagcattgaatatcaatacctgtgtgcaatatgtgatgctcaaatcaggttaattataCAGTGTTTAtccttattctttatttcatccatccatttatccatccatccatccaccctttccatccacttatccatccattcatcaacttcccttccaccctcccacCTATTTATTCACCTGTCCATTCACCCAAGCATCTATTCGTCCATGTACTTACTGAAGATTCATCAACCATTtatccatccactcattcatcgACCCAACATTTTATCCCTTACTCATCTCTATAGCATTCCTTCCAGCCATATATCCACTTATCCATAAACATACttatccacccattcatccatatGCCACCAATCCATCTACTTAACCTACctatctattcatctatccaCTCATCCAACCACCCACCAGTTCATTCATCTACTACCTGTTGGCTGTGGTAAGAATTTGGCTGCTATTCATTCACCCATAGGCAtactcatccattcatccactcaaccatccattcattcataaaTCTATCAATTCACTGGCCACCTATTGGGGTTTTAATCCAAATACTATGAGTAAAACCAAACAGAATTATCAAGCACATTCCTTTCACTCAAAACgtaatgttttctattttgatgCCTAAGACATCGGTGTACAAAATAATAACAGGGgttcttttatttacatttatcttATACATGAGAAAAATCACTTGACCATTCTCAGTAGCACATGAGGGTCCCATTCTCCTCCCAATCCTGTGTCAGAAATCCAATTTCGACTGGCTCAGTCTAGAAGAGGGATTTATTGACACACAGGTCATGGGGAAGGCAAACTGGAAAACAAACCAGGACAGTGCAAAAATAAGTGCCGGCTACAGTGGGAAGAAGAATTTAACGCTGCATAGCAGGAAGTTTATTCTTGAAGATTCCAGAGAGAAGGAGACACCAGACCTGGGTTGTAGGGATGAATGAGAATTCCCAGGCGGACAGTGGAGGAAACAGCACGTTTTCTTCCCATGAAGCATGTACAAATCTGAGGAGGCATGACACAGCAAGGCACGTTTAGGAAAACATTAAGAGCAGAGCAGTAGATGTGGATGAAACTCTGGCTGGGATGAAATCATTAACTTATTCCacaaccatttattgagcacctaccgtGTTCCAGGCAGTATTCAATGCATGAAGGGTGCAACAGTGGGTGGAACAGAAATGGTCCCTGCCTTCATTGGGCTTACAGTCACCGATGCagacagacaataagcaaaataagaagagaaaatataaattatgctGGGTGGtagtaagtgctatgaagaaaaatgaagcaggacAAAGGCTGAGAGTATGTTGTTGGGAATGAGGGTTGCTATTTTAAGAAGAGCATCCAGGGAAGCCCGTACCAAGAGGGAGATACTGagtaaagacctgaaggaggtcGGGAAGTGAGACTGGCAGGTATCTAGGGTGAAGGGGTTCTAGGCAAAGGGGCACAGCAAGTgcaaggccctgaggtaggaacaTTCCTGGCATGTTTGAGGAACATCAGGAggggtcagtgtggctggagaagagggagagggaaagaaggagatgAGATCATGGAGGTGATGGGGTAGATGATGGGGGGTCTTGTGGGCTACAGTAAAAATTTGGCTTTTACTCTAAGTGGGATGGGAACCATAGGAGAGCTCTGGACAGAGAAGACCATGTCCTGATTAATGTTTTAACAGGACCCCTCTCACTGCCAAGTTCAATGACATGG
This region includes:
- the SMIM17 gene encoding small integral membrane protein 17, producing the protein MQGEKPEQTRGLLELERTKTLLPRENRAWEKPSHPTFTKDWEAVEVGASSWDSDEKDVSSQETGLSQEWSAVEEDDESEDSQGFVEWSKAPQQTTIVLVVCVLFLFLVLTGMPMMFHI